A genome region from Carassius gibelio isolate Cgi1373 ecotype wild population from Czech Republic chromosome A23, carGib1.2-hapl.c, whole genome shotgun sequence includes the following:
- the cfi gene encoding complement factor I, producing the protein MKVLSVFFFMYLLLQTTSLEEEQESWSHTNPTEKTDTDLMQKQELGNQSGKTEPDLDQKTEENGPLNSEPIANQTESDVVPSASPEPKTLPKPKESRRDSESQSDSNPKVPKERDEDFLGAAQCLNQKYTWQSCSKVFCPPWRRCIEGQCVCKMPYKCPRQQNTCTQEGPVYYSMCQANAISCRTKTPIFSHFSPSCKATDKVYVTVSVSDSKNVVEINTHLGKMLVCGKGWNMAAANVVCRNPLKVERGAEKADTIEYKSLNKDTQWPRQCMRVRCMGYELSLAECRIHNPEEITEGTTVAVAKCYEEPQADCKKFMCANGKCLSSGKPCNGVDDCGDNSDEMCCQKCRGQSFLCKSGVCIPRSAIKDGIRDCLGGDDEHTEDKVTTPKKKEELFSDPMSEIKTIRSTAEDQLQCGIPNKEYVYKQEDDKTSHSRKKRLVGGEEALPTQIQWQVAIQDEGSIHCGGAYLGGCWVLTAAHCVRPKPRSFRIKFSLWMKHRKQSTTDSIPVKNIIIHHKYNPQTYENDIALVQLEELNLSDKCMQDNPAVRAVCVPWSTQQFQPNDTCTISGWGRDREGISAAILKWANVTIISDCQSYYKDRFLPGMECAGDLEGKVDSCQGDSGGPLVCTDASGLSYVWGIVSWGDKCGEPNHPGVYTKVAHYFDWIRFNTGWPAVTKFNQ; encoded by the exons ATGAAGGTCCTCAGTGTTTTCTTCTTCATGTATCTTCTGCTCCAGACCACC AGTTTGGAGGAGGAACAAGAGTCTTGGTCACATACAAATCCAACGGAAAAAACAGATACAGACTTGATGCAAAAACAAGAGTTGGGAAACCAAAGTGGGAAAACAGAACCAGACTTGGATCAGAAAACTGAAGAAAATGGACCATTAAACTCTGAACCAATAGCAAACCAAACAGAATCAGATGTTGTACCATCGGCATCTCCAGAACCCAAAACTTTACCAAAACCAAAAGAATCCAGGCGTGACTCTGAGTCCCAATCTGATTCAAATCCCAAAGTTCCAAAAGAACGTGATGAGGATTTCTTGGGTGCAGCCCAATGTCTGAATCAGAAATACACATGGCAGTCTTGCTCTAAAGTGTTTTGTCCTCCGTGGAGGCGATGCATCGAAGGACAGTGTGTCTGTAAGATGCCTTACAAATGTCCACGGCAGCAGAACACCTGTACTCAGGAAGGACCCGTGTATTACTCCATGTGTCAGGCCAACGCCATCTCCTGCAGAACCAAGACGCCCATTTTCTCACACTTCAGCCCATCCTGCAAAG CGACAGACAAGGTGTATGTAACTGTGAGTGTCTCTGACTCTAAGAACGTGGTCGAGATAAACACACATTTGGGGAAAATGCTGGTATGTGGCAAAGGCTGGAATATGGCTGCAGCAAATGTGGTTTGTCGAAACCCTCTGAAAGTCGAAAG aggAGCAGAGAAGGCGGATACTATCGAATATAAATCTCTTAACAAAGATACTCAATGGCCACGTCAGTGTATGAGGGTTCGCTGCATGGGATATGAGCTCTCATTGGCTGAGTGTAGGATCCATAATCCAGAGGAAATCACAGAAGGCACTACGGTGGCCGTCGCAAAGTGCTATGAGGAACCTCAAG CCGACTGTAAGAAGTTCATGTGTGCGAACGGGAAGTGTTTATCCAGTGGAAAACCCTGCAATGGTGTTGATGACTGTGGAGACAACAGTGACGAGATGTGCTGCCAAA AATGTCGAGGCCAGAGTTTCCTCTGTAAATCGGGTGTCTGTATTCCCCGTTCTGCCATCAAAGATGGAATCAGGGACTGTCTGGGAGGAGATGATGAACACACTG AAGACAAAGTaacaacaccaaaaaaaaaagaagaattgttTTCCGATCCAATGTCAG agATCAAAACCATCCGCTCGACTGCAGAGGACCAGCTGCAGTGCGGCATTCCCAATAAGGAGTATGTGTACAAACAGGAGGACGATAAGACTTCCCATTCGCGCAAGAAGCGCTTAGTAGGAGGGGAAGAGGCTTTACCG ACCCAGATACAGTGGCAGGTGGCCATTCAGGATGAAGGTTCGATCCACTGCGGAGGGGCGTATTTGGGCGGCTGCTGGGTTTTGACCGCCGCCCACTGTGTCAG GCCTAAACCGAGGTCCTTCCGAATCAAATTCTCTCTCTGGATGAAGCATCGTAAGCAGTCGACAACGGACAGCATCCCAGTAAAGAACATCATCATCCATCATAAATATAACCCTCAAACCTACGAGAACGACATCGCTTTGGTGCAGCTGGAGGAGCTGAATCTTTCAGACAAGTGCATGCAGGACAATCCCGCGGTCCGAGCCGTCTGCGTGCCCTGGTCAACCCAACAGTTCCAGCCCAATGACACCTGCACCATCTCCGGCTGGGGCCGCGACAGAG AGGGGATATCAGCCGCGATTCTAAAATGGGCAAATGTGACGATTATCAGCGACTGCCAGAGTTATTACAAGGACCGTTTCCTTCCTGGAATGGAgtgtgcag GTGACCTGGAGGGGAAGGTGGACTCGTGTCAGGGTGACTCTGGAGGGCCGCTGGTGTGCACAGACGCGTCTGGTTTGTCGTACGTGTGGGGAATAGTGAGCTGGGGTGATAAATGTGGCGAACCCAATCATCCTGGCGTTTACACTAAAGTGGCGCACTATTTCGACTGGATCCGCTTCAACACCGGCTGGCCGGCCGTTACCAAATTTAACCAGTGA
- the LOC127944607 gene encoding tetratricopeptide repeat protein 39B — protein sequence MARVGNGADGAEPEEDCFEDAFDRIPVASKMDLRTSIEECSLALNLVLNNKFSEALDLLRPWCKDSMYHALGYSSILAMQATMTFEQKDIQAGMSTIKEALQTCQRFRKKNSVVGSISSLMSKQSPDSLKADEMHAEICYAECLLQKATLTFIQDENMISFIKGGIKIRTSYQIYKDCQSLLNTSQGVGGDREAFRQFEGGVKLGIGSFNLMLSLLPARILRLLEFIGFSGNREFGLSQLRDGAGSHSLRSVLCVLTLLFYHTYVSLILGTGEGNLVEAEALLEPYIERFPQGSIILFYSARTALLRGNFEKALVKFQECISTQQQWRQIHHLCYWELMWCHSFQQQWREAYRYAELLCRESRWSKAIYVYQKAAILSMMCEEELRTSGEDVVELFRQVEGLKQRLAGKSIPTEKFAVRKSRRYSSATPVKLVIPALEMMYVWNGFTIVGKRADVTESLLITIERAEEQLRNDPNPSEFHPDDQCLVQMLKGLCLKHLGRLLQAELCFTQVLSSEKRIRYDHYLIPFTLYELGLLYKQQGDYIKATRYIEDAKLNYKDYSMESRLHFRIHAALSSLKGSPTNSP from the exons ATGGCTCGGGTCGGTAACGGAGCGGACGGCGCGGAACCGGAGGAG GACTGTTTTGAAGATGCTTTTGATCGCATTCcagt ggcgTCTAAGATGGATCTGCGTACATCTATCGAGGAGTGCAGCTTGGCTCTGAACCTGGTCCTCAACAACAAGTTCTCAGAAGCGCTGGATCTGCTCAGACCCTG gtgtAAGGACAGCATGTATCACGCTCTGGGCTACAGCAGTATTCTGGCCATGCAGGCCACCATGACGTTCGAGCAGAAAGACATCCAGGCCGGGATGAGCACCATCAAAGAGGCCTTACAGACCTGCCAGAG GTTTAGGAAGAAAAACTCTGTGGTGGGCTCCATCTCCAGCCTGATGTCCAAACAGTCTCCGGACAGCCTGAAAGCAG acgaGATGCATGCCGAGATCTGCTATGCTGAGTGTTTGCTGCAGAAAGCCACGCTGACATTCATACAG GATGAAAACATGATCAGTTTTATTAAAGGAGGAATCAAAATACGCACAAGTTATCAAATCTACAA ggACTGCCAGAGTTTATTGAACACGTCTCAGGGAGTGGGCGGAGACAGGGAGGCCTTCAGACAGTTTGAGGGCGGAGTCAAGCTGGGGATTGGCTCCTTCAACCTG ATGCTGTCTTTATTACCTGCACGAATCCTGCGACTGCTGGAGTTTATCGGCTTCTCAGGGAACAGA GAGTTTGGTTTGTCGCAGCTGCGGGACGGCGCTGGCAGCCACAGTCTCCGATCCGTCCTGTGTGTGTTGACGCTGCTCTTCTATCACACTTACGTCAGTCTGATTCTGG GCACTGGTGAGGGGAATCTGGTGGAGGCCGAGGCTTTATTAGAGCCCTACATAGAGCGATTTCCACAG GGCTCAATCATTCTGTTTTACTCGGCTCGCACCGCGTTACTGAGAGGAAACTTTGAGAAG gcgcTGGTGAAGTTCCAGGAGTGTATCTCCACACAGCAGCAGTGGCGTCAGATCCATCATCTGTGTTACTGGGAGCTGATGTGGTGTCACTCGTTCCAGCAGCAGTGGAGAGAGGCGTATCGATACGCAGAGCTGCTGTGCCGAGAGAGCCGCTGGTCTAAA GCCATCTACGTCTATCAGAAAGCTGCCATCCTGAGCATGATGTGTGAGGAGGAgctgaggacgagcggagaggaTGTGGTGGAGCTGTTCAG GCAGGTGGAGGGACTGAAGCAGCGGCTGGCCGGGAAATCCATCCCTACGGAGAAGTTCGCCGTCAGGAAATCACGCAGATACTCGTCAGCCACACCTGTTAAACTGGTGATTCCTGCGCTG GAAATGATGTATGTGTGGAACGGCTTCACTATAGTTGGAAAACGTGCAGATGTCACTGAGAGTTTACTGATCACCATCGAGAGAGCAGAGGAGCAGCTGCGCAACGATCcca acccATCTGAGTTCCACCCTGACGATCAGTGTCTGGTTCAGATGTTGAAGGGTTTGTGTTTGAAGCATCTGGGCCGACTGCTGCAGGCTGAGCTGTGCTTCACACAGGTGCTGAGCAg tgagaAGCGCATCCGTTATGATCACTATCTGATCCCCTTCACTCTCTATGAGCTGGGCTTACTCTACAAGCAGCAGGGCGATTACATCAAAGCCACGCGCTACATCGAGGACGCCAA GTTGAATTATAAGGACTATTCAATGGAGTCTCGTCTTCATTTCCGCATCCACGCGGCTCTCAGCAGTCTGAAGGGTTCTCCGACAAACTCTCCGTGA